From Pantoea vagans:
CATCTTCATTATGTTAGCCAGCGCGCCGATCTGTTTTACCGATTGCGCTCCCGCACGCTTGGCGGAAGCGCTAAAAAGACCCTGCATAATAAAACCGGAGATACCATGAATAAGAAGGTTTTCACGCTTACAGCACTGGTTGCCAGCATGATGTTTGGTGCAACCGCTCACGCAGCTGACACCCGTATCGGCGTGACCATTTACAAATATGATGACAACTTCATGTCAATGGTGCGCAAAGACATCGAGAAAGAAGCGAAAGCGATCGGTGGCGTACAGCTGCTGATGAATGACTCGCAGAACGACCAGTCCAAACAGAACGATCAGGTTGACGTGCTGATGGCAAAAGGCGTGAAAGCGCTGGCGATTAACCTGGTTGACCCGGCTGCCGCTGCCGTCATCGTAGACAAAGCGCGTGCCAACGAAGTGCCGGTTGTCTTCTTCAACAAAGAACCCAACGCCAAAGTGCTTGCCGGTTATGACAAAGCTTACTATGTCGGCACCGACTCCAAAGAGTCTGGCATCATTCAGGGTCAGCTGATCGAGAAGCACTGGAAAGCGACTCCAGCCTGGGATCTGAACAAAGATGGCACCATTCAGTTCGTCCTGCTGAAAGGCGAGCCGGGCCATCCGGATGCTGAAGCCCGTACTAAATATGTCATCGACACGCTGAACAAAGATGGTCTGAAGACGCAGCAGTTAGCGATGGATACGGCGATGTGGGACACCGCACAGGCCAAAGATAAGATGGATGCGTGGCTGTCAGGCCCGAACGCCAAGAAAATTGAAGTCGTGATTGCCAACAACGATGCGATGGCGATGGGTGCCGTTGAAGCGCTGAAAGCGCACAACATGACCTCCATTCCGGTCTTCGGTGTCGATGCCCTGCCTGAAGCGCTGGCGCTGGTGAAATCCGGTGCGCTGGCTGGTACCGTGCTGAACGATGCGGAAAACCAGGCGAAAGCGACGCTGGATATTGCCAACAACCTGGCGAACGGCAAAGCGGCAACCGACGGAACGAACTTCAAGATGGTCGATAAGATCGTCCGCGTTCCTTACGTTCCGGTTGATAAAGAAAATCTGTCTCAGTTCTCGAAATAAGATTGATTACGGGCGCGACCGCTGTCGCGCCTTTTTTATGTCACCACCGTTTTTTAGCCAGGTAAAATATGGCCAGTGATAACACGACCGCGCAGCGAGAATATTTGCTGGAAATGACGAATGTTTCAAAATCATTTCCCGGCGTAAAAGCGTTAGATAATGTGAATTTAAAAGTGCGGCCTCACTCTGTTCATGCATTAATGGGCGAGAACGGTGCCGGGAAATCCACCTTATTAAAATGCCTGTTTGGTATTTATAAAAAAGATACCGGCAGTATCCTGTTTCAGGGTAAAGAGATCGACTATAAAAGCTCCAAAGAGGCGCTGGAAAATGGCGTGTCGATGGTGCATCAGGAATTAAACCTGGTTCTGCAGCGTACCGTGATGGACAACATGTGGCTGGGGCGTTATCCGCGCAAAGGCTTCTTTGTCGATCAGGATAAAATGTACCAGGATACCAAAGCGATTTTTGACGAGCTGGATATCGATATCGATCCGCGCGACAAAGTTGCCAATCTCTCTGTATCACAGATGCAGATGATTGAAATTGCCAAAGCGTTCTCCTACGACGCGAAAATTGTGATTATGGATGAGCCGACTTCTTCGTTAACCGAAAAAGAGGTGAATCACCTGTTCACGATTATTCGTAAGCTGAAAGATCGCGGCTGCGGTATTGTTTATATTTCGCACAAGATGGAAGAGATTTTCCAGCTGTGTGATGAGATCACGATTCTGCGTGATGGTCAGTGGATTACCTCTCAGCCGCTGGAAGGGCTGGATATGGATAAGATCATCGCCATGATGGTCGGCCGTTCACTGAACCAGCGTTTCCCTGACCGTACCAACGTGCCAGGCGAGACGATTCTTGAGGTGCGTAATCTGACGTCACTGCGTCAGCCATCGATTCGCGACATCTCATTTGATCTGCGTAAAGGGGAGATACTCGGCATTGCCGGGCTGGTGGGCGCTAAACGTACCGATATCGTCGAAACGCTGTTTGGCATTCGCGAGAAATCGGGCGGCACCATTAAACTGCATGGCAAACCGATTAATAATCACAGCGCCAATGAAGCGATTAACCACGGTTTTGCGCTGGTGACTGAAGAGCGTCGTTCGACTGGTATTTATGCTTACCTGGATATTGGTTTTAACTCACTTATTTCCAATATTAAAAAATATAAAAACAGTATGGGACTGCTGGATAATAAACGCATGAAGAGTGACACCCAATGGGTTATCGATTCAATGCGCGTAAAAACGCCAGGTCATCATACACAAATTGGTTCGCTTTCGGGCGGTAACCAGCAAAAAGTGATTATTGGCCGCTGGTTATTGACCCAGCCTGAAATCCTGATGCTTGATGAACCAACTCGCGGTATTGATGTTGGTGCGAAATTCGAAATTTACCAGCTGATTGCTGAGCTGGCGAAAAGAGAAAAGGGCATCATTATTATCTCCTCCGAAATGCCGGAGCTGTTAGGCATTACCGATCGTATTCTGGTAATGAGTAATGGTCTGGTAGCAGGCATAGTTGATACCAAAACGACCACGCAGAACGAAATATTGCGTTTAGCGTCATTACACCTTTAATGAAGCAAGGGCTGTTAACATGAAAGCGACTACAAAAAAGAATGCGCTAACCTGGTTAAAAGAGGGCGGCATTTATGTCGTTCTGCTGGTATTGCTGGCTATTATTATTTTCCAGGACCCGACATTTTTAAGTTTGATGAACCTGAGTAATATTCTGACCCAATCTTCGGTGCGCATTATTATTGCACTGGGTGTGGCGGGTCTGATTGTGACCCAGGGTACTGACCTGTCAGCCGGACGTCAGGTTGGCTTAGCGGCGGTCGTTGCCGCAACGCTGTTGCAGGCGATGGATAACGCGAACAAGGTCTTCCCGACACTGGATACCGTGCCGATTCCACTGGTTATCCTGACCGTGTGCATCATCGGCGGTGTGATTGGTCTGGTCAACGGTGTGATTATTGCTTACCTGAAGGTAACGCCGTTTATCACCACGCTGGGCACCATGATTATCGTTTATGGTATCAACTCACTGTATTACGACTTTGTGGGTGCCTCACCGATTGCCGGTTTTGATGCAGGGTTCTCGAAATTTACCCAGGGCTTCTTACGCTTTGGTGATTTTAAACTCTCGTTCATCACTTTCTACGCCGTGATTGCCATTATTTTCGTCTGGGTGCTGTGGAACAAAACCCGCTTCGGCAAAAACATTTTTGCTATCGGCGGTAACCCTGAAGCGGCGAAAGTGTCAGGCGTGAACGTTCCGATGAACCTGATCATGATTTATGCCCTGTCAGGTGTGTTCTACGCCTTCGGCGGGATGCTGGAAGCGGGTCGTATCGGTTCGGCGACTAACAACCTCGGCTTTATGTATGAGCTGGATGCCATTGCGGCCTGTGTGGTCGGCGGCGTCTCCTTCGCCGGTGGTGTGGGTAGCGTGGCGGGCGTCGTGACCGGTGTACTCATCTTCACCGTTATCAACTACGGTCTGACCTATATCGGCGTTAACCCTTACTGGCAGTACATCATTAAAGGCGGCATCATCATTTTCGCCGTTGCGCTGGATTCTCTGAAATATTCTCGTAAGAAGTAAGACTGATTCAACGCTAAGGAAGCGACCTTCGGGTCGCTTTTTTTATGGGGGTAATGCTGGGGTCGTCGCTTTAAGATGGAGTATGCGAAGGGAACACGGTCAGATTGGAAAGACGCAAAATCTGTTATCCGTTACATGCCCGGCCTATAACATCCTTAGCGTAGGGAGCTTTTAATGGGGTAAGTGCTGGAGTTGCTGCTTTGATACGGAGTATGCGAAGGGAACACGGTCAGATCGGAAAGACGCAAAAGCCGCCATCCATGGCACGCTCGGCCCGCGCCGTCCCTGGCGCGGGACGCTTTCCTCTTCTGACCATGTTCCCTGCGCTTCAGGCTTATTTAATGCTGTTAGATTCGCCCTGATTCAGACTTATAAGCTGTCTGCTTGAAGATCGCAGCGGAGTGGCCTTCTGTCAAACGGCGACAAAACTTAAAGCGATGGGAGCATACGCCTGTAGCAAAGCATCGCGGGCCATGGATGGCCCGCGCTGAGCATGCCAGGGATGGCATCTTTTGCGTCTTTGCGAAAGGCGTATGCTCCCTGAGCCCTGCACGTTACCACCAGCCCTCATCACAGCAGTAACAAGCTAAAAGAAACCGTAGCGCGTCAGCTATTTCCGCAGCTTCTGTTCCAGCTCCAGCAGCTGCTCCGGCGTCACCGCCGGGTAACTCTGTGCATCCTCAGGAACATCGTGTACGGCGGGAATCGGCACCAGCGGGCCTAAGAAACGGGGTTCACGCTTGAGCAGGAAGAGATCCGCCAGTGCGCCCAGCCGGGCACCCACTTCACGGAAGCGCACGCTCAGCATGTTTTTCGGTGAAGGCACCGCATAACACTGCG
This genomic window contains:
- the mglC gene encoding galactose/methyl galactoside ABC transporter permease MglC translates to MKATTKKNALTWLKEGGIYVVLLVLLAIIIFQDPTFLSLMNLSNILTQSSVRIIIALGVAGLIVTQGTDLSAGRQVGLAAVVAATLLQAMDNANKVFPTLDTVPIPLVILTVCIIGGVIGLVNGVIIAYLKVTPFITTLGTMIIVYGINSLYYDFVGASPIAGFDAGFSKFTQGFLRFGDFKLSFITFYAVIAIIFVWVLWNKTRFGKNIFAIGGNPEAAKVSGVNVPMNLIMIYALSGVFYAFGGMLEAGRIGSATNNLGFMYELDAIAACVVGGVSFAGGVGSVAGVVTGVLIFTVINYGLTYIGVNPYWQYIIKGGIIIFAVALDSLKYSRKK
- the mglA gene encoding galactose/methyl galactoside ABC transporter ATP-binding protein MglA — encoded protein: MASDNTTAQREYLLEMTNVSKSFPGVKALDNVNLKVRPHSVHALMGENGAGKSTLLKCLFGIYKKDTGSILFQGKEIDYKSSKEALENGVSMVHQELNLVLQRTVMDNMWLGRYPRKGFFVDQDKMYQDTKAIFDELDIDIDPRDKVANLSVSQMQMIEIAKAFSYDAKIVIMDEPTSSLTEKEVNHLFTIIRKLKDRGCGIVYISHKMEEIFQLCDEITILRDGQWITSQPLEGLDMDKIIAMMVGRSLNQRFPDRTNVPGETILEVRNLTSLRQPSIRDISFDLRKGEILGIAGLVGAKRTDIVETLFGIREKSGGTIKLHGKPINNHSANEAINHGFALVTEERRSTGIYAYLDIGFNSLISNIKKYKNSMGLLDNKRMKSDTQWVIDSMRVKTPGHHTQIGSLSGGNQQKVIIGRWLLTQPEILMLDEPTRGIDVGAKFEIYQLIAELAKREKGIIIISSEMPELLGITDRILVMSNGLVAGIVDTKTTTQNEILRLASLHL
- the mglB gene encoding galactose/glucose ABC transporter substrate-binding protein MglB; this translates as MNKKVFTLTALVASMMFGATAHAADTRIGVTIYKYDDNFMSMVRKDIEKEAKAIGGVQLLMNDSQNDQSKQNDQVDVLMAKGVKALAINLVDPAAAAVIVDKARANEVPVVFFNKEPNAKVLAGYDKAYYVGTDSKESGIIQGQLIEKHWKATPAWDLNKDGTIQFVLLKGEPGHPDAEARTKYVIDTLNKDGLKTQQLAMDTAMWDTAQAKDKMDAWLSGPNAKKIEVVIANNDAMAMGAVEALKAHNMTSIPVFGVDALPEALALVKSGALAGTVLNDAENQAKATLDIANNLANGKAATDGTNFKMVDKIVRVPYVPVDKENLSQFSK